One window of the Enterobacter huaxiensis genome contains the following:
- the pepB gene encoding aminopeptidase PepB: MTEAMKITLSTQPADARWGEKATYSINNDGITLHLTGKDDTGLIQRAARKIDGLGIKHVTLAGEGWDTDRSWAFWSGYKGPKGTRKIEWANLDEAGQKELESRLKIIDWVRDTINAPAEELGPEQLAQRAVDLLCGVAGEKMSYRITKGEDLREQNYMGIHTVGRGSERPPVLLALDYNPTGDKEAPVFACLVGKGITFDTGGYSLKQSAFMDSMKSDMGGAATITGALAFAITRGLNKRVKLYLCCADNMVSGNAFKLGDIIRYRNGKNVEVMNTDAEGRLVLADGLIDASAQKPELIIDMATLTGAAKTALGNDYHALFSFDDKLAARLLASAAAENEPFWRLPLAEFHRSQLPSNFAELNNTASAAYPAGASTAAGFLSHFVENYHEGWLHIDCSATYRKAAVEQWSAGATGLGVRTVANLLTAE, from the coding sequence ATGACCGAAGCGATGAAGATTACGCTCTCCACACAGCCTGCTGACGCACGCTGGGGCGAAAAAGCCACCTACAGCATCAACAACGACGGCATTACCCTGCACCTGACGGGCAAAGACGATACCGGCCTGATTCAGCGCGCCGCCCGCAAAATTGACGGTCTGGGCATTAAGCATGTGACTCTGGCAGGCGAAGGCTGGGACACCGACCGCAGCTGGGCGTTCTGGTCAGGCTACAAAGGCCCGAAAGGCACCCGCAAAATTGAGTGGGCGAACCTTGATGAAGCGGGTCAGAAAGAGCTGGAAAGCCGCCTGAAAATCATCGACTGGGTGCGCGACACCATCAACGCCCCGGCGGAAGAGTTAGGCCCAGAGCAGCTGGCGCAGCGCGCCGTAGACCTGCTGTGCGGCGTAGCGGGCGAGAAAATGTCTTACCGCATCACCAAAGGTGAAGATCTGCGCGAGCAGAACTACATGGGTATCCACACCGTGGGCCGTGGTTCAGAGCGCCCTCCGGTCCTGCTGGCGCTGGATTACAACCCAACCGGGGATAAAGAGGCGCCGGTCTTTGCCTGCCTGGTGGGCAAAGGCATTACCTTCGACACCGGCGGCTACAGCCTCAAGCAGAGCGCGTTCATGGACTCCATGAAGTCCGACATGGGCGGCGCGGCAACCATCACCGGCGCGCTGGCGTTCGCGATTACCCGCGGCCTGAACAAGCGCGTGAAGCTGTACCTGTGCTGCGCCGACAACATGGTCAGCGGTAACGCCTTCAAGCTGGGCGACATCATTCGCTACCGCAACGGTAAAAACGTTGAGGTGATGAACACCGACGCCGAAGGCCGCCTGGTGCTGGCCGATGGCCTGATCGACGCGTCTGCGCAGAAGCCAGAGCTGATTATCGACATGGCGACCCTGACCGGCGCGGCGAAAACCGCCCTGGGTAATGACTACCACGCGCTGTTCAGCTTCGACGACAAGCTGGCCGCTCGCCTGCTGGCAAGCGCGGCCGCGGAAAACGAGCCGTTCTGGCGTCTGCCGCTGGCCGAGTTCCACCGCAGCCAGCTGCCGTCTAACTTTGCCGAGCTGAACAACACCGCAAGCGCGGCTTACCCGGCGGGTGCAAGCACCGCAGCAGGCTTCCTGTCCCACTTCGTTGAGAATTATCACGAAGGCTGGCTGCACATCGACTGTTCCGCTACCTACCGTAAAGCGGCGGTCGAGCAGTGGTCCGCGGGCGCAACCGGTCTGGGCGTGCGTACCGTGGCGAACCTGCTGACGGCTGAGTAA
- the hscA gene encoding Fe-S protein assembly chaperone HscA has product MALLQISEPGLSAAPHQRRLAVGIDLGTTNSLVATVRSGQAETLADEQGRHLLPSVVHYQEQGHAVGYDARANAARDPANTISSVKRMMGRSLTDIQTRYPHMPYQLQASENGLPMIATAAGLLNPIRVSADILKALAARATATLGGDLDGVVITVPAYFDDAQRQGTKDAARLAGLHVLRLLNEPTAAAIAYGLDSGQEGVIAVYDLGGGTFDISILRLSRGVFEVLATGGDSALGGDDFDHLLADYIREQAGISDRSDARVQRELLDAAIDAKIALSDAQSVTVNVAGWQGDITRDRFNDLIAPLVKRTLLACRRALKDAGVEANEVLEAVMVGGSTRVPLVRERVGEFFGRTPLTSIDPDKVVAVGAAIQADILVGNKPDSEMLLLDVIPLSLGLETMGGLVEKVIPRNTTIPVARAQEFTTFKDGQTAMSIHVMQGERELVQDCRSLARFALRGIPALPAGGAHIRVTFQVDADGLLSVTAMEKSTGVESSIQVKPSYGLTDGEIASMIQDSMSYAEQDVKARMLAEQKVEAARVLESLTGALTADAALLSAAERQVIDEAAARLSVVAEGNDADAIEEAIKNVDKQTQDFAARRMDKSVRVALKGQSVDEV; this is encoded by the coding sequence ATGGCCTTATTACAAATTAGTGAGCCTGGCTTAAGTGCCGCACCGCACCAGCGTCGTCTGGCGGTGGGTATTGATCTCGGCACCACCAATTCCCTCGTGGCGACCGTGCGCAGCGGCCAGGCGGAAACGCTGGCCGACGAGCAGGGCCGTCATCTGCTGCCTTCCGTGGTCCATTATCAAGAGCAGGGCCACGCGGTCGGCTATGACGCACGCGCTAACGCCGCGCGCGATCCGGCCAACACCATCAGCTCCGTAAAGCGCATGATGGGCCGCTCGCTGACCGATATTCAGACCCGCTACCCGCACATGCCATATCAGCTGCAGGCCAGTGAAAACGGCCTGCCGATGATTGCAACCGCGGCCGGTCTGCTGAACCCAATCCGCGTGTCTGCTGACATCCTCAAAGCGCTGGCGGCGCGCGCGACGGCGACGCTCGGCGGCGATCTGGACGGCGTAGTCATTACCGTTCCAGCCTACTTCGACGACGCACAGCGTCAGGGCACCAAAGACGCCGCGCGTCTGGCGGGCCTGCACGTGCTGCGCCTGCTGAACGAACCCACGGCTGCTGCCATTGCCTACGGCCTCGACTCCGGTCAGGAAGGGGTGATTGCGGTTTACGATCTCGGCGGCGGCACCTTTGATATCTCCATCCTGCGCCTGAGCCGCGGGGTGTTTGAAGTGCTGGCGACCGGCGGTGATTCCGCGCTCGGCGGCGATGACTTCGACCATCTGCTGGCGGACTACATCCGCGAGCAGGCGGGCATCAGCGATCGCAGCGATGCGCGCGTACAGCGTGAACTGCTGGATGCGGCCATCGATGCCAAAATCGCCCTGAGTGACGCGCAGTCGGTCACGGTTAACGTTGCGGGCTGGCAGGGTGACATTACCCGCGATCGGTTCAACGACCTGATTGCCCCGCTGGTGAAACGTACTCTGCTGGCCTGCCGTCGCGCATTGAAAGATGCGGGCGTGGAGGCGAACGAGGTGCTGGAAGCGGTCATGGTGGGCGGTTCCACGCGCGTACCGCTGGTGCGCGAGCGCGTGGGCGAATTCTTTGGCCGCACGCCGCTGACCTCCATCGATCCGGACAAAGTGGTTGCCGTGGGCGCCGCTATCCAGGCCGATATCCTGGTCGGCAACAAGCCGGACAGTGAAATGCTGCTGCTGGACGTCATCCCGCTGTCCCTTGGTTTAGAAACCATGGGCGGCCTGGTGGAGAAAGTGATCCCGCGTAACACCACGATCCCGGTGGCGCGCGCGCAGGAGTTTACCACCTTTAAAGACGGCCAGACCGCGATGTCCATCCACGTGATGCAGGGCGAGCGCGAGCTGGTGCAGGACTGCCGCTCGCTGGCGCGCTTTGCGCTGCGCGGTATTCCGGCGCTGCCTGCGGGCGGGGCGCATATTCGCGTCACCTTCCAGGTGGATGCGGACGGTCTGCTCAGCGTGACGGCGATGGAAAAATCGACCGGCGTGGAATCGTCTATTCAGGTGAAGCCGTCCTACGGCCTTACCGATGGCGAAATCGCCTCCATGATTCAGGATTCAATGAGCTACGCCGAGCAGGATGTGAAGGCGCGTATGCTGGCCGAACAGAAAGTTGAAGCCGCACGCGTGCTGGAGAGCCTGACCGGTGCACTCACTGCCGATGCCGCGCTGTTAAGCGCCGCTGAGCGCCAGGTGATTGACGAGGCTGCCGCGCGCTTAAGCGTAGTGGCCGAAGGCAATGACGCTGACGCAATAGAAGAAGCCATTAAAAACGTTGATAAACAAACCCAGGACTTTGCTGCTCGCCGCATGGACAAATCTGTCCGCGTCGCGCTGAAAGGCCAGTCCGTGGACGAGGTTTAA
- the iscX gene encoding Fe-S cluster assembly protein IscX, whose translation MGLKWTDSREIGEALYDANPDLDPKTVRFTDMHQWICDLEDFDDDPSASNEKILEAILLVWLDEAE comes from the coding sequence ATGGGACTGAAGTGGACAGACAGCCGTGAAATCGGCGAAGCGCTCTACGACGCGAACCCGGATCTCGATCCGAAGACCGTACGATTCACCGACATGCACCAGTGGATCTGCGATTTAGAGGATTTCGACGACGATCCAAGCGCATCCAATGAAAAAATTCTGGAGGCGATTCTGTTAGTCTGGTTAGATGAAGCAGAATAG
- the fdx gene encoding ISC system 2Fe-2S type ferredoxin: protein MPKIVILPHADLCPDGAVLEAKTGETILDVALRAGIEVEHACEKSCACTTCHCVVREGFDSLAESTEDEDDMLDKAWGLEPDSRLSCQALVTDEDLVVEFPRYTINHAREH, encoded by the coding sequence ATGCCAAAGATTGTTATTTTGCCTCATGCGGACCTCTGTCCGGATGGCGCTGTTCTGGAAGCGAAGACCGGTGAAACCATTCTCGATGTAGCCCTGCGTGCAGGTATCGAAGTGGAACACGCCTGTGAGAAATCCTGTGCCTGCACCACCTGCCACTGCGTTGTGCGTGAAGGTTTCGACTCTCTTGCCGAGAGCACCGAAGACGAAGACGACATGCTCGATAAAGCATGGGGTCTGGAGCCAGACAGCCGTTTAAGCTGCCAGGCGCTGGTGACCGATGAAGATCTGGTCGTGGAATTCCCACGCTACACCATCAACCACGCACGCGAGCATTGA
- a CDS encoding PTS transporter subunit EIIC has protein sequence MKRAVNALQNFGKSLYGPVLILPIVGLFIAFGNVLGNGNLAEYLPFLGHPLIQNIGQLIAKSAVSVLVNLALVFAVGIPIGLATRDKGYAALIGLVTFVVFINAMNVTLQLQGALAPADQMKAAGQSMVLGVQVLEMGVFAGILTGALSGYLYNKYSGVQFNGAMAIYSGHCFVAIVMLPVSMLLGVVMSELWPFAQHGISTLALAIKGSGPFGVAIYGFLERILVPTGLHHLVYTPFLYTELGGTQEVCGATYQGARNIYFAEMACPDVKQLSSTVVWDARGISKMFGLPAAALAMYMTAKPERKAIAKAILIPAALTSLLVGVTEPIEFSFLFVAPLLFVVHAVLTGIGMMLFSLLGVHAIGANGIIDFILYNLPLGTEKSNWPMYIVVGLIMFALYFVVFRFLILRFNMKTPGREDDDKETRLYSKQEYQAKGNNDGLGESIVVGLGGRENIEVVDNCYTRLRVTVKDVAIIDEPRLKATGAKGIIKQGNNVQVVYGLHVKKMREAVETFL, from the coding sequence ATGAAACGAGCCGTGAACGCCCTACAAAATTTCGGAAAATCATTGTACGGACCGGTACTTATCTTACCGATCGTCGGTCTGTTTATCGCCTTTGGTAACGTGCTGGGTAACGGCAACCTGGCCGAGTACCTGCCGTTTCTTGGGCATCCCCTTATTCAGAATATCGGCCAGCTGATTGCCAAATCTGCCGTGTCGGTGCTGGTTAATCTGGCGCTGGTGTTTGCCGTCGGCATTCCGATTGGCCTGGCCACGCGGGATAAAGGCTACGCGGCGCTGATCGGTCTGGTGACCTTCGTGGTGTTTATCAACGCCATGAACGTGACGCTGCAGCTGCAGGGCGCGCTGGCGCCTGCGGACCAGATGAAGGCAGCCGGGCAAAGCATGGTGCTGGGCGTGCAGGTGCTGGAGATGGGCGTGTTCGCCGGGATCCTCACCGGGGCGCTGTCCGGGTATCTCTATAACAAATACTCCGGCGTACAGTTTAACGGCGCGATGGCGATTTACTCCGGCCACTGCTTTGTCGCCATCGTCATGCTCCCCGTCTCTATGCTGCTCGGCGTGGTGATGAGCGAACTCTGGCCATTCGCGCAGCACGGTATCAGTACCTTAGCGCTGGCGATAAAAGGTTCCGGACCCTTTGGCGTGGCGATCTACGGTTTCCTGGAACGCATTCTGGTCCCCACCGGCCTTCACCATCTGGTTTATACGCCGTTCCTCTATACCGAGCTGGGCGGCACGCAGGAGGTGTGTGGGGCGACCTATCAGGGCGCGCGCAACATCTACTTCGCCGAGATGGCCTGCCCGGACGTGAAGCAGCTCAGCAGCACCGTGGTGTGGGACGCCCGCGGCATCAGCAAAATGTTCGGCCTGCCTGCGGCGGCGCTGGCGATGTATATGACCGCAAAGCCGGAGCGTAAAGCCATTGCGAAAGCCATTCTGATCCCGGCGGCGCTGACCTCGCTGCTGGTCGGCGTGACCGAACCGATTGAGTTTTCCTTCCTGTTCGTCGCCCCGCTGCTCTTCGTGGTGCACGCGGTGCTGACCGGCATCGGCATGATGCTGTTCTCGCTGCTTGGCGTGCACGCCATCGGCGCCAACGGGATTATCGACTTCATCCTCTACAACCTGCCGCTCGGCACGGAGAAGTCCAACTGGCCGATGTACATCGTGGTCGGGCTGATCATGTTTGCCCTCTACTTCGTGGTGTTCCGCTTCCTGATCCTGCGCTTCAACATGAAGACGCCAGGCCGTGAAGATGACGATAAGGAGACGCGCCTCTACAGCAAGCAGGAGTACCAGGCCAAAGGCAATAACGACGGGCTGGGCGAATCCATCGTCGTGGGCCTGGGCGGGCGGGAGAACATTGAGGTGGTGGATAACTGCTACACCCGCTTACGCGTCACGGTAAAAGACGTCGCCATCATCGACGAGCCGCGGCTGAAGGCGACCGGCGCGAAAGGGATTATCAAACAAGGTAACAACGTTCAGGTGGTCTACGGGCTGCACGTCAAAAAAATGCGAGAAGCCGTTGAGACGTTTCTCTGA
- the sseA gene encoding 3-mercaptopyruvate sulfurtransferase produces the protein MSTSYFVAADWLIEHSDDPEVQIIDARMAPPGQEHRDVPGEYRAGHLPGAVFFDIEALSDHTSPLPHMLPRPEAFSVAMRELGVSQDKHLVVYDEGNLFSAPRAWWMLKNFGVEKVSILAGGLAGWKRDELPLQQGDVTLPEGEFDATFDADIVKRLTDVLVVSHEKTAQIVDARPAPRFNAEADEPRPGLKRGHIPGALNVPWGDLVFEGELKTTDELRVIFDRAGVDLHRPIVASCGSGVTACVVILALATLGAKDVTLYDGAWSEWGARDDLPVEPAK, from the coding sequence ATGTCCACCTCATATTTTGTCGCCGCCGACTGGCTGATTGAGCACAGCGACGACCCGGAAGTTCAGATTATTGACGCGCGCATGGCCCCGCCGGGGCAAGAGCATCGCGACGTTCCCGGTGAATACCGCGCAGGGCACCTGCCTGGCGCGGTATTTTTTGATATTGAAGCCCTCTCCGATCATACCTCTCCCCTGCCGCACATGCTGCCGCGCCCGGAAGCGTTTTCCGTGGCGATGCGCGAGCTTGGCGTGAGCCAGGACAAACACCTTGTTGTTTACGATGAAGGTAACCTCTTCTCCGCGCCGCGCGCCTGGTGGATGCTCAAAAACTTCGGCGTGGAAAAAGTCTCGATTCTTGCAGGCGGCCTCGCGGGCTGGAAGCGCGATGAGCTGCCGCTCCAGCAGGGCGACGTCACGCTGCCGGAAGGCGAATTCGACGCCACGTTTGACGCGGATATCGTCAAACGTCTGACCGACGTGCTGGTGGTGAGCCACGAAAAAACGGCACAAATTGTCGATGCGCGTCCGGCTCCACGCTTTAATGCCGAAGCGGACGAGCCGCGTCCGGGGCTGAAGCGCGGGCATATCCCGGGCGCGCTGAACGTGCCGTGGGGCGATCTGGTGTTTGAAGGCGAGCTGAAAACCACCGACGAGCTGCGCGTCATTTTCGATCGCGCCGGTGTTGACCTGCATCGCCCGATCGTTGCCAGCTGCGGCTCCGGCGTGACGGCCTGCGTGGTGATTCTGGCGCTGGCGACGCTTGGCGCGAAAGACGTGACGCTGTATGACGGCGCATGGAGCGAATGGGGCGCGCGTGACGATCTGCCGGTTGAACCGGCTAAATAA
- a CDS encoding 6-phospho-alpha-glucosidase, which yields MFTPPFILSIAGGGSTYTPGIVKSLMVRLQDFPLAEIRLYDIDEARQNTIAPVVEKVIRDHSQSIKFTVTSDPEVAFSGAHFVFAQMRVGQYRMREQDEKIPLRHGVVGQETCGPGGLAYGLRTILPMVELIDLVDRYAHEKAWIVNYSNPAAIVAEGVRRLRPNARVLNICDMPVAAMRNMGAILGVDRRKLEVDYFGLNHFGWFTRVLVDGEDKLPELRKHIAKFGLLTEDAAKTDPQHSDPSWVKTWRNIKPIMDNFPEYLPNPYLQYYLMPNQIVEHQNPDYTRANEVMNGREKKLFAAAEEYKRTGILPDAFHVGVHGEFIVDVACSLAFNLRSRHLVMVENRGAITNLPYDAVVEVPAYITSEGPEPIRVGQVPLFHQTLLQQQLASEQLLVEATIEGSYEKALQAFTLNRTVPTMEHAKAILDEMIEANSDYWPALQKAWQNGEAVKK from the coding sequence ATGTTTACACCACCATTCATTCTGTCGATTGCCGGCGGCGGTAGCACCTACACGCCCGGTATTGTGAAAAGCCTGATGGTGCGCCTGCAGGATTTCCCGCTGGCCGAAATCCGCCTCTATGACATCGACGAGGCGCGTCAGAACACCATTGCGCCAGTGGTTGAGAAAGTTATTCGCGACCATAGCCAGAGTATTAAATTTACCGTCACCAGCGACCCGGAGGTGGCCTTCAGCGGCGCACACTTCGTCTTCGCCCAGATGCGCGTCGGCCAGTACAGGATGCGCGAGCAGGACGAGAAGATCCCGCTGCGTCACGGCGTGGTCGGCCAGGAAACCTGCGGGCCCGGCGGGCTGGCGTACGGCCTGCGCACGATCCTGCCGATGGTGGAGCTTATCGATCTGGTGGATCGCTACGCGCACGAGAAGGCCTGGATTGTGAACTACTCCAACCCGGCGGCGATCGTCGCGGAGGGCGTGCGCCGCCTGCGGCCGAATGCGCGGGTGCTGAACATCTGCGATATGCCGGTGGCCGCCATGCGTAATATGGGGGCGATTCTGGGCGTCGATCGCCGCAAACTGGAGGTGGACTACTTCGGTCTGAACCACTTCGGCTGGTTTACCCGCGTACTGGTGGACGGCGAAGACAAGCTGCCCGAGCTGCGTAAGCATATCGCGAAGTTTGGCCTGCTGACGGAAGACGCCGCCAAAACCGACCCTCAGCACTCGGATCCTTCGTGGGTAAAAACCTGGCGCAACATCAAGCCGATTATGGATAACTTTCCGGAGTATCTGCCGAACCCGTATCTGCAGTATTACCTGATGCCGAACCAGATTGTGGAGCATCAGAACCCGGACTATACCCGCGCCAACGAAGTGATGAACGGGCGTGAGAAAAAGCTCTTTGCGGCCGCCGAAGAGTACAAGCGCACCGGGATATTACCGGATGCCTTCCACGTTGGCGTGCACGGCGAATTTATCGTCGACGTGGCCTGCTCGCTGGCGTTCAACCTGCGGAGCCGCCATCTGGTGATGGTGGAAAACCGCGGCGCGATTACCAACCTGCCGTACGATGCGGTGGTGGAAGTGCCCGCTTATATCACCTCCGAAGGCCCAGAACCGATCCGCGTCGGTCAGGTGCCGCTGTTCCATCAGACCCTTTTGCAACAGCAGCTCGCCTCTGAACAGCTGCTGGTGGAAGCAACTATCGAGGGCAGCTATGAGAAAGCGCTGCAGGCTTTCACCCTCAACCGCACCGTGCCGACCATGGAACATGCAAAAGCGATTCTGGATGAGATGATTGAAGCCAACAGCGACTACTGGCCTGCGCTGCAAAAAGCCTGGCAGAACGGCGAAGCGGTGAAAAAATAA
- a CDS encoding MurR/RpiR family transcriptional regulator, whose amino-acid sequence MDNRLATLLTRGASLTRAEYRVLAHLTEHPLLVGNITVRELAQATFVSTATIMRLCQKLGFSGFSEFIWHCKQLLSDTPHIAAQGQSRPELPALFNQFIANYQQTFQWVTQEKRQQFADLLRQKESFFLYGAGFSYLFAEYLTKKLQVLGKTAFISGPGDSRNIFLSNAARYQVFIAVSRSGETEQVLDKARIAKNVGMTVVAFTRASANTLAGMADLHFALYDEAVHFAAEAAGVTSFESNLVLLMDLLLLEATG is encoded by the coding sequence ATGGATAACCGCCTGGCCACGCTGTTAACGCGCGGGGCGTCATTGACCCGCGCAGAATATCGCGTCCTCGCCCACCTCACGGAGCATCCGCTGCTGGTGGGCAACATCACGGTGCGAGAGCTGGCGCAGGCGACGTTTGTTTCTACCGCCACCATCATGCGGCTGTGCCAGAAGCTGGGCTTCAGCGGCTTTAGCGAGTTTATCTGGCACTGCAAGCAGCTGCTCTCCGACACGCCGCATATTGCCGCTCAGGGGCAGTCGCGACCTGAACTCCCCGCGCTTTTCAATCAGTTTATTGCCAACTATCAGCAGACCTTCCAGTGGGTCACGCAGGAGAAGCGCCAGCAGTTTGCCGACCTGCTGCGTCAGAAAGAGAGCTTCTTTCTCTACGGCGCCGGGTTTTCCTATCTGTTTGCGGAGTACCTGACCAAGAAGCTGCAGGTGCTGGGTAAAACGGCGTTCATCTCCGGGCCGGGCGACAGCCGGAATATTTTTCTCAGCAACGCCGCGCGGTATCAGGTGTTTATTGCCGTCTCCCGCAGCGGCGAGACGGAGCAGGTGCTGGATAAAGCGCGAATCGCCAAAAACGTCGGCATGACGGTGGTGGCCTTTACCCGCGCCTCGGCCAATACGTTGGCAGGCATGGCGGATCTGCATTTCGCGCTGTATGACGAAGCGGTGCACTTTGCCGCCGAAGCCGCCGGGGTGACGTCGTTTGAGTCGAACCTGGTGCTGCTGATGGATTTACTGCTGCTGGAAGCCACGGGGTGA
- the sseB gene encoding enhanced serine sensitivity protein SseB: MSETKNELETLLEQAATEPAHRPAFFRTLLESTVWVPGTAAEGEQVVEDSALDLLHWEKDDGTSVIPFFTSLEALQEAVEDEQAFVVMPVRTLFEMTLGQTLFLNAKLPTGKEFTPREIRHLLGEEGNPLSTQEVLEGGETLLLSEVAEPPAQMIDSLTTLFKTIKPVKRAFLCSIKEHADEQPVLLIGIEADGDIDEIVQAAGSVATDTLPGDEPIDICQVKKGEKGISHFITEHITPFYERRWGGFLRDLKTTRII, from the coding sequence ATGTCAGAAACCAAAAACGAATTAGAAACCCTGCTGGAGCAGGCGGCGACCGAGCCCGCCCACCGTCCGGCATTTTTCCGCACGCTGCTGGAATCCACCGTCTGGGTGCCGGGCACCGCGGCGGAAGGTGAGCAGGTTGTCGAAGACAGCGCGCTGGATCTGCTGCACTGGGAGAAAGACGACGGCACCTCGGTGATCCCGTTCTTTACCTCCCTCGAAGCCCTGCAGGAAGCGGTAGAAGACGAACAGGCGTTCGTAGTGATGCCTGTTCGTACCCTGTTCGAAATGACGCTGGGCCAGACGCTGTTCCTCAACGCTAAATTGCCGACCGGAAAAGAGTTTACCCCGCGTGAAATCAGACACCTGTTGGGTGAAGAGGGCAACCCGCTCAGCACCCAGGAAGTGCTGGAGGGGGGCGAAACGCTGCTGCTGTCTGAAGTGGCCGAGCCGCCCGCGCAGATGATTGACTCCCTGACGACGCTGTTTAAAACCATCAAGCCGGTGAAGCGCGCGTTCCTCTGCTCCATTAAGGAGCATGCGGACGAGCAGCCGGTTCTGCTGATTGGCATTGAGGCGGACGGCGATATCGACGAGATCGTCCAGGCGGCAGGAAGCGTGGCGACCGACACGCTGCCGGGCGACGAGCCGATTGATATCTGTCAGGTGAAAAAAGGCGAGAAGGGCATCAGCCACTTTATCACCGAGCACATCACCCCGTTCTACGAGCGTCGCTGGGGCGGCTTCCTGCGCGATCTCAAAACGACCCGCATTATCTGA